In Pirellulales bacterium, the DNA window ATCACTGCGATGGTGGCCGATATCGAGCGCGCTCAGTCACGCGTGTGGTTGGAATCCTATATCTTTTCTGGCGATGCCGCCGGCACGCGCATCGCAGAAGCACTCGCCGCGCGGGCCCGCGCGGGCCTGGACGTGCGTCTGCTGTACGATGCGATCGGCAGCCAAGGAACGCCGGCAACGCTGTTCGAGCGCCTAAGGGCGGCGGGCGTTCGCGTCCATGCGTTCCACTCGCTGCTCTACGCACTGCGCAATTTGTCATTCTTCGAGATAATGAACCGCCGCAACCATCGCAAGCTACTTGTGATCGATGATCAGGTGGCGTATTTCGGCGGGATGAACGTGGTCGAGACGGCGCCTCCCCGCAAGCGCGCCGTGCTGGACGACGTTTCCGATTCCGGCGGTTGGCGCGACGTGCACGTTCGCATGGTCGGGCCGCAAGTGGCCGACGTGGCCGAGAGCTTCGACCGCTCCTGGCAGCGTGCGCATCATGAGCCGATAGACCGCCGGCCTAGGGCCTATCGGCGCGTGCGATTGCCGCGCGGCGCGGAGGATTTCATCCGTTTCTACGATAGCGGTCCGGGATTGAATTTTTCGCGCGCCGAGCGGGTATTCACACGGCTCATTGGCCTGTCACGGCAGCGCGTGTTGGTATCGATGGCTTATTTTTTGCCCACGCGGCGCGTGCTGCGCACGATCTTTCGTGTGTGCCGGGGCGGCAGTAGGGTGACGGTAATCGTACCAGGCGCGAGCGACGTGCCGCTGGTGCAGCGGGCCACACGGTTTATATACGAACAGCTGTTGAAGCGCGGCATCGAGATTTTTGAGCGGCAACGCTCGATGCTGCACAGCAAGGTGACGGTTATTGACGACCGCTTTACCGTCGTCGGTTCCTGCAACCTCGACCCGCGC includes these proteins:
- a CDS encoding phosphatidylserine/phosphatidylglycerophosphate/cardiolipin synthase family protein — protein: MDSPLPEIAEHALGAAEIPAVRVGANDLTLYVESRPLITAMVADIERAQSRVWLESYIFSGDAAGTRIAEALAARARAGLDVRLLYDAIGSQGTPATLFERLRAAGVRVHAFHSLLYALRNLSFFEIMNRRNHRKLLVIDDQVAYFGGMNVVETAPPRKRAVLDDVSDSGGWRDVHVRMVGPQVADVAESFDRSWQRAHHEPIDRRPRAYRRVRLPRGAEDFIRFYDSGPGLNFSRAERVFTRLIGLSRQRVLVSMAYFLPTRRVLRTIFRVCRGGSRVTVIVPGASDVPLVQRATRFIYEQLLKRGIEIFERQRSMLHSKVTVIDDRFTVVGSCNLDPRSLEINLEFLAVIRSAAMAQAVTKICDEELAASRPVTLAECQRHGFWQRLLDRGAYLLRWWL